A genomic segment from Nicotiana tabacum cultivar K326 chromosome 7, ASM71507v2, whole genome shotgun sequence encodes:
- the LOC107829125 gene encoding uncharacterized protein LOC107829125 isoform X2, whose protein sequence is MSCRTYNLFQEAVYKNNVYVWTKHMKRFTYQTSSSNSSSSSQRNHKSMSSLFLSNPRPFRPPLNPKSNPHVVFPLRTLNFSANSTPPPPPPPNPNTKPPTIKEPPFPPPPLEAASEEKKSFAVATGELFLGIASRVLRRGNSIVNGAEESESYFWERRKEGIATVVEDPVQPEVVWEQREKDVEAEKSMKTVTSPGFSFSAAGLLFPYHLGVAKLLIEKGYIKETTPLAGSSAGAIVCAVVASGASMQEALDATKILAQDCRLSGTAFRLGILWRPRGLLVDQFDSKEDLINAVFTSSFIPGYLAPRPATLFRNKLCIDGGLTLFMPPTSAAQTVRVCAFPASRLGLQGIGISPDCNPENRATPRQLFSWALEPAEDDILDRLFEQGYTDAAMWAQENPVGELVRDDSSSIGSSLAQ, encoded by the exons ATGTCATGTCGTACATATAATTTGTTCCAAGAAGCAGTATACAAGAACAATGTATACGTTTGGACGAAACATATGAAACGTTTTACCTACCAAACATCTTCTTCCAATTCTTCATCTTCCTCACAACGTAATCACAAATCAATGTCTTCCCTTTTCCTCTCAAACCCTCGTCCTTTTCGCCCTCCTCTAAACCCTAAATCCAATCCCCATGTCGTTTTCCCACTTCGTACCCTCAATTTCTCCGCCAATTCTACCCCaccccctcctcctcctccgaacCCCAATACAAAACCACCCACCATCAAAGAACCTCCCTTTCCCCCTCCTCCGCTGGAGGCGGCATCGGAGGAGAAGAAGTCATTCGCGGTGGCGACCGGCGAGCTTTTCCTTGGCATTGCATCACGAGTTTTGAGGCGTGGGAATAGTATAGTTAATGGTGCAGAAGAGAGTGAATCGTACTTTTGGGAACGGAGAAAGGAAGGGATAGCGACGGTGGTTGAGGACCCGGTTCAGCCGGAGGTTGTGTGGGAGCAGAGGGAAAAAGATGTGGAAGCTGAGAAGAGCATGAAAACGGTGACTAGCCCTGGGTTTAGCTTCTCTGCTGCTGGGCTTTTGTTTCCTTATCATCTTGGGGTTGCTAAGCTTCTCATTGAGAAGGGCTATATCAAG GAGACAACGCCACTGGCTGGTTCTTCTGCTGGTGCAATTGTATGTGCAGTGGTTGCTTCTGGTGCGAGTATGCAAGAGGCTCTAGATGCTACCAAAATATTAGCTCAAGATTGTCGGCTCAGCGGGACAGCATTTCGCCTTGGT ATACTTTGGAGGCCCAGAGGCTTATTGGTTGATCAGTTTGATTCTAAGGAGGATCTTATCAATGCTGTCTTTACTTCTTCTTTTATCCCAGG ATATCTTGCTCCAAGGCCAGCCACACTTTTCAGGAATAAACTTTGTATTGATGGGGGACTAACACTGTTTATGCCACCTACATCTGCTGCTCAGACG GTGCGCGTTTGTGCTTTTCCAGCCAGCCGGTTGGGATTGCAAGGAATTGGGATAAGTCCTGACTGCAACCCTGAAAATAGGGCGACTCCCCGCCAG CTTTTCAGTTGGGCGCTTGAGCCAGCAGAAGATGATATTCTTGATAGGCTATTTGAACAAGGTTACACGGATGCAGCTATGTGGGCTCAGGAGAATCCGGTCGGGGAGTTAGTTCGAGATGATAGTTCTTCGATAGGCAGCAGTCTAGCACAATAA
- the LOC107829125 gene encoding uncharacterized protein LOC107829125 isoform X1 — translation MSCRTYNLFQEAVYKNNVYVWTKHMKRFTYQTSSSNSSSSSQRNHKSMSSLFLSNPRPFRPPLNPKSNPHVVFPLRTLNFSANSTPPPPPPPNPNTKPPTIKEPPFPPPPLEAASEEKKSFAVATGELFLGIASRVLRRGNSIVNGAEESESYFWERRKEGIATVVEDPVQPEVVWEQREKDVEAEKSMKTVTSPGFSFSAAGLLFPYHLGVAKLLIEKGYIKETTPLAGSSAGAIVCAVVASGASMQEALDATKILAQDCRLSGTAFRLGAVLREILEKFLPDDAHIRCNGRVRVAVTQILWRPRGLLVDQFDSKEDLINAVFTSSFIPGYLAPRPATLFRNKLCIDGGLTLFMPPTSAAQTVRVCAFPASRLGLQGIGISPDCNPENRATPRQLFSWALEPAEDDILDRLFEQGYTDAAMWAQENPVGELVRDDSSSIGSSLAQ, via the exons ATGTCATGTCGTACATATAATTTGTTCCAAGAAGCAGTATACAAGAACAATGTATACGTTTGGACGAAACATATGAAACGTTTTACCTACCAAACATCTTCTTCCAATTCTTCATCTTCCTCACAACGTAATCACAAATCAATGTCTTCCCTTTTCCTCTCAAACCCTCGTCCTTTTCGCCCTCCTCTAAACCCTAAATCCAATCCCCATGTCGTTTTCCCACTTCGTACCCTCAATTTCTCCGCCAATTCTACCCCaccccctcctcctcctccgaacCCCAATACAAAACCACCCACCATCAAAGAACCTCCCTTTCCCCCTCCTCCGCTGGAGGCGGCATCGGAGGAGAAGAAGTCATTCGCGGTGGCGACCGGCGAGCTTTTCCTTGGCATTGCATCACGAGTTTTGAGGCGTGGGAATAGTATAGTTAATGGTGCAGAAGAGAGTGAATCGTACTTTTGGGAACGGAGAAAGGAAGGGATAGCGACGGTGGTTGAGGACCCGGTTCAGCCGGAGGTTGTGTGGGAGCAGAGGGAAAAAGATGTGGAAGCTGAGAAGAGCATGAAAACGGTGACTAGCCCTGGGTTTAGCTTCTCTGCTGCTGGGCTTTTGTTTCCTTATCATCTTGGGGTTGCTAAGCTTCTCATTGAGAAGGGCTATATCAAG GAGACAACGCCACTGGCTGGTTCTTCTGCTGGTGCAATTGTATGTGCAGTGGTTGCTTCTGGTGCGAGTATGCAAGAGGCTCTAGATGCTACCAAAATATTAGCTCAAGATTGTCGGCTCAGCGGGACAGCATTTCGCCTTGGT GCTGTTCTTAGAGAAATTCTTGAGAAATTTCTTCCAGATGATGCTCATATTAGGTGCAATGGAAGAGTTCGTG TTGCTGTAACACAGATACTTTGGAGGCCCAGAGGCTTATTGGTTGATCAGTTTGATTCTAAGGAGGATCTTATCAATGCTGTCTTTACTTCTTCTTTTATCCCAGG ATATCTTGCTCCAAGGCCAGCCACACTTTTCAGGAATAAACTTTGTATTGATGGGGGACTAACACTGTTTATGCCACCTACATCTGCTGCTCAGACG GTGCGCGTTTGTGCTTTTCCAGCCAGCCGGTTGGGATTGCAAGGAATTGGGATAAGTCCTGACTGCAACCCTGAAAATAGGGCGACTCCCCGCCAG CTTTTCAGTTGGGCGCTTGAGCCAGCAGAAGATGATATTCTTGATAGGCTATTTGAACAAGGTTACACGGATGCAGCTATGTGGGCTCAGGAGAATCCGGTCGGGGAGTTAGTTCGAGATGATAGTTCTTCGATAGGCAGCAGTCTAGCACAATAA